GCACCGCACGTCCTTGGTATCGGCATCGACCTCCAGCGGCGCGCAGGTCCACCCCTTGCTGCGCATCGTCGGCTTGCGGCGGCGCAGTTGCGCGGCGACACGCGCGACCAGTTCCTCGCTGGTCGCGGGCTTGGGCACATAATCATCGGCACCGCGCGCGATCAGGCCATGGATGCGCTGTTCCTCGCCCCCGAGCAGCGAATAGACGAGCGCGGGAACATCGGGATCGGTCTTGAGACCATTGGGGCGACGGCGCACCCGGTCGAGCACCTCGAGCCCTTCGATCCCCGGATTGATCCGGTCGAGCACCAGCACGTCATAGGCGTTGACCTCCAGTGCCGCGAGCGCGGCGTCGCCGGTCTCGAACAGGTCGACACTCTCGCACCCGGCGGCTTCCAGCGCGGCCTTCATTTCCGCGCCGATCTCGTCCTC
The genomic region above belongs to Sphingomonas sp. J315 and contains:
- a CDS encoding response regulator transcription factor — encoded protein: MSKLRLDAEAAQNIADTFAGCRALILEDEIGAEMKAALEAAGCESVDLFETGDAALAALEVNAYDVLVLDRINPGIEGLEVLDRVRRRPNGLKTDPDVPALVYSLLGGEEQRIHGLIARGADDYVPKPATSEELVARVAAQLRRRKPTMRSKGWTCAPLEVDADTKDVRCNGRLLQLTSREADILVELYKERGNPLSQSMLWDRCWIGKGWSHFPEEFANTVDQAIKRLRKSLKRQCPDIPDDCHPLVTNIWAQGFALRNLAGMEGGR